TTCAGAGTTATAGAGACAACCAAGACCTGCGTCCTGTGGTTCAAGTTGAAAAAAGAAACAAGACTGGACGGCCCCAGATAATAATACCTACTGAACACCTTGCTCATCTCCTTGAAATTGGGCTGCCTGTAACTACAATTGCAAGACTGTTAGTGTCTCATGCTACTCTGTTCAGAAGAATGGCTGAAAACAACCTTTCCATCAGAGGAATGTACAGTACTTACACAGATGCTGAACTAGATGAACATGTCACGGACCAAAGAAACAATGCCACATGCTGGATATAGATTAGTAAAGGGGACTCTGGAAGCACAGGGACACCGACTACAATGGGATCGTGTCAAAGCATCAATGCATCGTGTGGACAGTCTAGGGATTTTGTCGAGAATGACACAATTAGGATGCATCATCAGGCGAACATACTCCATGCCCTGCCCCAAATATCTAGTACACATAAACCATAAGCTCATCAGGTAAACGGTCATTATGTGTATGAGACACTGCATAGTAGACATAGTAGTATTTTATGTATGGTTTTCTTGTTTCCAGTTTACTGTGTAGCTACCATTTAATTGTCCGTCCGTCTGTCCCCAACAGGTATATTATAGTCATTTTTGTTGGTATTGATGGCTTTTCACGAAAGGTGAGCAAAACATTTGCCATCATCtcaattttatttacatttaaatcagCAATTCTAAGTCAGTCACTATAAATCAATCTCTAAATCATGATAAAATTTACTTCCTCTTTTAATttggaaaaaaacaacaaactatTGTGTCGCTGACTTACTGTGcattcacaccgaaagcgacgagagcgagacgagagcgacacggcgaccggaagtcattcattttcaatgagagtgagcgacacccagcgacaCGGCGCAAAGTGAGTGATTCGAGCGAtgcgaacaagttgagcttggctcaactttatgcaaatgagcagtgacgcgcggcggcgactaccaatcagaaagtatgtttgcaccctcctccgaaaccgcacctctgactttggttcctactgattatttgttccgattgcaaaatggaggaaagattaatagtggctgtctctggatgtcccgcactttacgatgtttatttttggagggaatactgttcatttgttaaaaaaatctGCAATAAATGAgcgtataccctattattggttatgatttttaaaattcctgtttgatcttcgggtctggggtaaaaagtaaaaaaaaatacataaacattttaggtttatatactatatgtgttttatacacacactatgttttatacacgcactcctttataatcgtgtgtcctgtaatcaatagattaaaataaatactgcatcctgctttaaaaacgtgatttgcatatttgtcacgtgctgcatgcaggcgtgatgttggacacgcccccacgcgacgcgatgctggcgacggagagcgattttatcgctttcggtgtgaacgcacagtgagGCGCACAAATGTTAATAACAAGCCAATCcgtttatataaattacttttaaatgatttacgtgtgttttataagtgttttaagtgcagaagtgcattttaagcctaaattccagcaatttacaaacctgaaacacaaagcaatttTAAAATTCGTCAAATGTTCATccccgtttttgaggggtgtttctatataccacatatcgttacgcaCAAcgctgcacagaatgtgacgcgtcaagtttaaacgcttccgccgtccGCGGAGCTGCGCGCTACGGtcattcgcgaaagtataactagcttttagctttatggagacgcagaaaggcatcgctaaaagggagagctctttTGTGATTTAGGAAgtctgaatgtggatcttgtgtttaaaaaatgtctttttataaaattatttgttcaataacTATTTGTTCcgccaggatccggctcaaattaagccctgggtAGGCCAGATCCATTTTACAGTGAATACACTGCACTACGTTGTCCACCTTGCGCAGcgaaaaatggtcccacacttttgacatttttgcccTTTTACGGACACCGCTATCTTCATTTTGCGCCATTTCcatcaaaacaaatcacgccgccttaaacctgtgcgtcagttataacagtccgtgtaaaacaatgataccggagctgcgcagtagtacaaagcgggattttaaatatttaaaaaagatGGTGACATATGCCTCGAGTATTTTTTGTAATCGAATTACTCGAGTTACTCGAAGAATCGTTTCAGCTCTAATGTCAGATCAAGACATCTTGCACTTACAATACATGAATACCTGAATACAAAATATAGACTATTGTATTAAATATATACAAACCAAAATTAAGTTTAAATCCATGTTTTAATTTGGCGATAGCAGACGACAGGATATGTCTTGTAACTCCCGAACTAATTGCAGCATCCCCTATAAAATTGTAAAATGTTATAATAATGTTAATGTGCAAATTcacagaaattattttcttcagttttttttcttaaatgaGTTTCCATATAACGACAAAGCGTGCTGTAACCTTAACAGTAACCACAATCACTGAGATTCGTAGAACACAGTGGTATAAATTGCAGTGTTTAAAGGTTGACATTCTTAAATATTCAATTTTATATTTAAACCTATACCTTGAATGTGGCAGCGAAAAGGTGCTGCCCATCTGCTTTTCTGATGACTTTCCTTGTAAAAAGAAATGAGGGACCTATCACGCTCTTCATCATTATCCCTGGAATCCAACATCAGTAACAGAAAGGGTTGACTCTGTCCTTGTCGCCTCAGTTGCTCAAGGAACAGGCGAACAGTTTCCTTTTGGTCTTCAACTGTTTTCCATACTTGAGGAACACAAAAACAAGTTTAAAACTCATACTTTTGTCTCTGCACAATATATCTAATCTTCAGTTTCAAGGCTGAGTGGTTTATTTATGCAAAAGCTGGCTTCCAATCAAAGCATTTTTTAAGAATGCCAGACATAAGACAATATACCAATGTACATTCTTAAGCTTCAGACAGAAATATATATGATTAAGCATAAAATACCTTACATTAAGGTGTCCTTTGTGTTTAGAACAAAGCAATGACTGTAAATCTATGCTTAAACTGGACACATCAACCACATTGTCCAGAAATGACTTTTATTCAGGCAGCTACTCTGATGACAGcatgtttttgtatgtttttaacatattaTTTTTTATCAACTCCAAGTTCCCATATACAGTTACATTCTCAACATCATAATATTATACTTACAATCTACTTCTGGACTTGAAGGAGCTTCTGAAAGAGAAGATGGTCCTGGGCGTTCCATGTCAGATATGCTGACAGTGAATGAACTTCAAACAAAAAATATGGCATTGTTCATGATACAGTAAAGAACCACGGCATTAAACAAATAACTGCACATTCTAACATGTTTTTCCTGTTACCtgtgtttttaatgttttccTTCGGATTACTGTACTTGTAGATACCATGGGTCTGCCTTACAATTACGAACACTGGAATTGTCCTACACTGCAGTGACATTTTATGTACATTGTCCCGTTTTGGTCAGTTGCATGTAATTACAGCACAAATATTTTTTCATACCCTGGAGACAATATTCTTTTCTTATTGGCTTGCAAGTGTGCAATGATTCTGTACAACAGCACACCCCAATAGCTGTTATATCTTTTATAACTAAGCATATATTTAAACACATTAATATTACCTCTCTGCACAAACACTGCCATGGTAAGGAAGTACCGACATAGGGAACTCCTTCTGGCATATAGGACATATCTGCACAGAAATAGATACAATGCAAAAATACACATAAGAGGCATTTACAATTAAATGAAAACACATGTGAATAACACAAATAATCAGACAATATTACCCCATGGCTGCTTTTGGGAAGCTCAGTTTCTGTAGCATTTTCCACCAGCTCCTCTGAAGTCTCAAGCACTTCTCTGTCCTCCACAATAACAGTACCAGTCTGATCCTTTAAATACATTAAGTTCATAGGGTTAAAATGTTCACACTCAACTGCAGTGAATACATATGCAATGAAGAGACTACAGGCTACAAAAAAGCTATATTAAAAACTTCTAAGACTCCTACATGAACAAACTTTAGATGAACATGCTGGTCTACAGTTTACTAAAATCTTTTCCAAAAGTTTGAGTAAAATTAAGCAACTAGAGTCCCTGTTAAAAATATTTACTGTGATTTCATGCAACCACTGATTAAAAGCTGTTCATTTGAATTAAAGGTTTTTCTTGAGATTACTTATTTGTTATGTAATGCTTTAGAATGTGTGGGAAATTTGATCTaaatttaaactgtaaaaaaaaagcagTGAACACACATGTTATAGGGGAAAAACAAATTAAGTTAATAACAAAACACAACTAACATTTGTTGTTTGTTGACACTCTTCAGCATGTAGAGCCAACATTTGCAGTGGCATGGTGCTATTACAGCTCACACAGGGAACCTGTGGCATTTTTGCAAATTCTGCTGTATGGAAGAGGCTCAGTGTCCATCTCCTCTTGTAGGGGCgccaaaaacaaaacattcttGCCACTGTTTGAAACAGAGCGAAGCTGCCGACCAGAGTAGCCTTCTGTGTCCATGGGAATTACTGAAAACTTCCTTTGGCCGTTTCCTCCtggattataaaaaaatattgagaACATAAACAAACCAAGGACACTAACAGTTTTACATCCTTTTTAAAAAACCCCTATTCATACCTGTTGCTTTGTAGAACATCCATCGTCCTTGAAGTGGGCAAAGTTTGAGAAACTCCTCCTCCAATAGTGTAACAATCTAACAACATATACAAAAATAAAGACTAAATAATCTAACGTGGAGTTTGTAGATGAAACAGGTCTAACCACATATATACAATCAGAACTCCAAATTAAAATACCTTTCAAAATATCAAATGATATGTATCATATGTGTAATTAATTACCTCTTTATGACTGAAGTCTTCTGGAACTGTAATCACCCTTTTCCTAACCCTGCACTGGCAAGTTCTAGTTCTTTTGAAGCCTTAGGGGTCAAAGAAGTAGGGGCTGGCAGGACATAAACTGTGAGGTCTGTGTGCTTGGATGAAATGGTCCGAGAAGAGCTACAAAACCGGCCTTTACCCTTTTTTGCTCCTGTTTTTGAATTAAACATTAGGAAATTGCCTTTGAAAAAGAGACAACAGAGTGAGTCATTAGACTTGATTACTGCTGTTGGATACAGAAAATAATCCAGACTACAAATGTTAGTTTGCAAACTTAACATTTTATCTTACCTCTTTAAAGCCTGGTTGATTGTAGAAGTGGAGCTGCTAAGGCTGGTACTGCTGGATGAAGAAGCAGAGGTGTTGCTAGGAGACATAGTGGTATTAGCTGAGAAACATGGAGGCCTGACTGATGTGTTAACTGAGCTGTTACGGGTGGATGAAAACTCTCTTGAAAGGGCTGTAACTAGGGCCTGAGCCATCGTCTCCACCATGTTCTGAAAAGCATATAACACTGTTAAAATGTCCATCCTATTATTATGTGAAACTGTGAATAtgtttgatgcaaacatcactATATAAGGTTTGAACAACTGATTTTATTTGAGCCACCCATGTTCAACTTCCTAGTACATGATCATCTAAAAAATATCTGAGCTTTTTCAAGTTAATGGTGAACACAGAATGGCTTAACTTTCGTTACCAACACCTACTAACAGCTAGCATTATAGCATTACaagtaataataattaattattaattcgCAACATTAAAAAATCCCAATAATTAACAATTGGgtctacattttttttttgcagttacAACACAAATGTACAATACAAGTATGGGCCATGCAAATTTAAGGAACTAATGCACTGGTTATTTTTGCGTTTCACTATGATAGCTAGCAGCATAAACGATGGAGTTAACCTAGCTAAAATTAGGCCCACTAACATGTTAAACAATTTTCATGTGTAAACATATGGTTTATTACATAACGACTACAGATGATTGTTTTGCTCACTGTAGAATTCTCATTTAATGATGATGAAGGTTGACTCGCCATGCCGCTGTCCTGGGTGTCTGACTGGTTGTTACTGAGCTGTAAGCTGGGAGCGCCGCCATTCACAACCACAGTGAAACTAAACAGCGCCCCTTGTGGTGGCTTGTTCACTTGTTGCCACCTTTGTGAATGGAgtggtgcatttgtgtgtggatGG
The genomic region above belongs to Brachyhypopomus gauderio isolate BG-103 chromosome 3, BGAUD_0.2, whole genome shotgun sequence and contains:
- the LOC143509582 gene encoding uncharacterized protein LOC143509582, encoding MFCFWRPYKRRWTLSLFHTAEFAKMPQVPCVSCNSTMPLQMLALHAEECQQTTNDQTGTVIVEDREVLETSEELVENATETELPKSSHGICPICQKEFPMSVLPYHGSVCAESSFTVSISDMERPGPSSLSEAPSSPEVDLWKTVEDQKETVRLFLEQLRRQGQSQPFLLLMLDSRDNDEERDRSLISFYKESHQKSRWAAPFRCHIQGDAAISSGVTRHILSSAIAKLKHGFKLNFELKRFFE